The following proteins are encoded in a genomic region of Periophthalmus magnuspinnatus isolate fPerMag1 chromosome 10, fPerMag1.2.pri, whole genome shotgun sequence:
- the fhl1a gene encoding four and a half LIM domains protein 1a isoform X2 translates to MTDRFDCYYCRDNLHGKKYVKKEDKHVCTKCFDKLCANTCAECKRAIGADAKELHHKNRHWHEDCFRCAKCYKPLANEPFCARDDGKIMCGKCSSREDGNRCQGCYKVVMPGSQNVEYKNKVWHEECFTCFECKQPIRTQSFLAKGDDIYCAPCHDKKFAKKCYHCKQPITSGGISYQDQPWHSECFKCSTCSKPLAGTRFTSHDNHVYCVDCYKTDVAKKCHGCKNPITGFGHGTNVVNYEGYAWHEHCFNCKKCCLSLANKRFVINGDHIYCPDCAKKL, encoded by the exons ATGACAGACCGCTTTGACTGCTACTATTGCAGAGACAACCTGCACGGAAAGAAGTATGTGAAGAAGGAGGACAAGCACGTGTGCACCAAGTGTTTTGACAAGCTCTGTGCCAACACCTGCGCTGAGTGCAAACGTGCCATCGGAGCTGACGCCAAG GAGTTGCACCATAAAAACCGCCACTGGCACGAGGATTGCTTCCGCTGTGCCAAGTGCTACAAGCCCCTGGCCAATGAGCCCTTCTGCGCCCGAGACGATGGCAAGATCATGTGTGGCAAGTGCAGCTCACGGGAGGATGGCAACCGCTGCCAGGGCTGCTACAAGGTGGTCATGCCAG gatcccAGAATGTGGAGTACAAGAACAAAGTGTGGCATGAGGAGTGTTTCACTTGTTTTGAATGTAAGCAGCCAATCCGCACGCAGAGCTTCTTGGCTAAAGGAGATGATATCTACTGTGCTCCATGCCATGACAAGAAGTTTGCCAAGAAGTGCTACCACTGCAAGCAG CCCATCACCTCTGGAGGCATCAGCTATCAGGACCAGCCCTGGCATTCAGAGTGTTTCAAGTGCAGCACCTGCAGTAAGCCCCTGGCAGGGACTCGCTTCACCTCTCATGACAACCATGTTTACTGTGTCGACTGCTACAAGACAGATGTGGCCAAGAAATGCCATGGTTGCAAGAACCCAATAACAG gtTTCGGCCATGGCACAAACGTGGTCAACTATGAGGGCTACGCCTGGCATGAGCACTGCTTCAACTGCAAGAAGTGCTGCCTTTCTCTGGCCAATAAGCGCTTTGTCATCAACGGCGACCACATCTACTGTCCCGACTGTGCAAAGAAACTGTAA
- the fhl1a gene encoding four and a half LIM domains protein 1a isoform X1 — protein sequence MTFYRHSGPRHYVSATMTDRFDCYYCRDNLHGKKYVKKEDKHVCTKCFDKLCANTCAECKRAIGADAKELHHKNRHWHEDCFRCAKCYKPLANEPFCARDDGKIMCGKCSSREDGNRCQGCYKVVMPGSQNVEYKNKVWHEECFTCFECKQPIRTQSFLAKGDDIYCAPCHDKKFAKKCYHCKQPITSGGISYQDQPWHSECFKCSTCSKPLAGTRFTSHDNHVYCVDCYKTDVAKKCHGCKNPITGFGHGTNVVNYEGYAWHEHCFNCKKCCLSLANKRFVINGDHIYCPDCAKKL from the exons GCCCGAGGCACTACGTGAGCGCCACCATGACAGACCGCTTTGACTGCTACTATTGCAGAGACAACCTGCACGGAAAGAAGTATGTGAAGAAGGAGGACAAGCACGTGTGCACCAAGTGTTTTGACAAGCTCTGTGCCAACACCTGCGCTGAGTGCAAACGTGCCATCGGAGCTGACGCCAAG GAGTTGCACCATAAAAACCGCCACTGGCACGAGGATTGCTTCCGCTGTGCCAAGTGCTACAAGCCCCTGGCCAATGAGCCCTTCTGCGCCCGAGACGATGGCAAGATCATGTGTGGCAAGTGCAGCTCACGGGAGGATGGCAACCGCTGCCAGGGCTGCTACAAGGTGGTCATGCCAG gatcccAGAATGTGGAGTACAAGAACAAAGTGTGGCATGAGGAGTGTTTCACTTGTTTTGAATGTAAGCAGCCAATCCGCACGCAGAGCTTCTTGGCTAAAGGAGATGATATCTACTGTGCTCCATGCCATGACAAGAAGTTTGCCAAGAAGTGCTACCACTGCAAGCAG CCCATCACCTCTGGAGGCATCAGCTATCAGGACCAGCCCTGGCATTCAGAGTGTTTCAAGTGCAGCACCTGCAGTAAGCCCCTGGCAGGGACTCGCTTCACCTCTCATGACAACCATGTTTACTGTGTCGACTGCTACAAGACAGATGTGGCCAAGAAATGCCATGGTTGCAAGAACCCAATAACAG gtTTCGGCCATGGCACAAACGTGGTCAACTATGAGGGCTACGCCTGGCATGAGCACTGCTTCAACTGCAAGAAGTGCTGCCTTTCTCTGGCCAATAAGCGCTTTGTCATCAACGGCGACCACATCTACTGTCCCGACTGTGCAAAGAAACTGTAA